The Arachidicoccus terrestris genome includes the window ACCTGGTAGCCGGTAATATTGCCGTCCAGGTCATAAACAGCGGAGGTATCCAGACCGTTACCCATCGATTCTTTAACCTGCTGAGGAGTCATAGGGGTGGTAAATCTGTCATCTTCGGCGCTGAATGCCGTAATCTTGCCTTCATTGATCGCAGAAAGCATGAGGGTGATCAGTTGATGGGCCCCGAAATCGTCCAGCGCATACATTAGATGTCGGTTGCCAGGTTTGCGGGTATCAATATTTTCCCAGATACGGACGTTGAAGGTGATATTCTCCTGACGCACACTGGGGTAGGGCAGGGCACTACTTTGCTGATAAGGAGCCTGTTGGTAAGGAAAATCATTGCGCAGCGGCATTTTGCCCTGAGGCAATGCCGGGCCATTATTGATAATTTGTACCGGTAAGCTGTCGCCTGCTCCCTGGGAAAAGAAATTCGGTGGCGTTGCGGCAGTATCGATGTTGCGAGCGTCATACCCGCTATTATTGGAAGGCTGCGCTATGAGCGGACCTGTGGCGAGCAGCAGACAGCTGAAGATTCCTAGATAAATGTCCTTATTTGTTGAAAATCGTTTCATGTGCTTTGATTGATCATAAGTGGCAGGCTCACTGCCATCAAATACGACAATTATTTTTATTTTTTGGGTGTGCCTGGAGGGATATCGATAACACATCTAAAACCGATGTAAGATCTGCTGGAGTCCATATATTCGTAACTTCTGGAGCTGACCCGGATACCTACGGCAGGATCCTTCCAGCTGCCCCCCCTGACGGTCTTTCTTTTTTTATCCTGACTGTCACTGTCCGTTGCATTGATATAAATATTAGGGTTAAAGTCATTATCGTAGGCCTGATAGCCGTTTATATAACTGGTGGCTGTCCATTCCGCTACATTCCCGGCGATATTAAACAAGCCAAAATCATTGGGTAGGTAGGAATCTACGCGGGCCGGATAGAGCGCCCCGTCGTCGGTATAATTTCCTTTGCCGTTTTTAAAATTTGCCATCATGCACCCTTCAGCGTTTTTCAGGTAATTGCCCCAGGGATATAAAAAATTATTGTGGCCACCCCGGGCAGCATATTCCCATTCTGCTTCTGTCGGCAGCCGATAGGCATTTTGTACCGCCAGTTTCTTTCTGCCTAAGTACTGGTTCAAATAATAAGTCCGCCAGTGAGCAAATGCGGTCGCCTGGCGCCAATTGACGCCTACAACGGGGTATTGGGCATAGGCGGGATTCTCAAAATAGTCCCTTGCCATAGAAACGTTATATGAGTAGTCAAAATCTTTGATCCATGCCAGTGTGTCCGGATAAATAGGCACATCATAACTATAAATAAAATTCTTTCTGGGCTGGTCTGGATGATGGGCTGCCGCATTAAAATCATACCCTTTAGCTCTGTAGATTAATTTGGAAGGGTCCAGTTCAGGTTGGTTATTCAATAAATCCTGGGAAGGCAGCATCAGTCTGCTGAGCCTTTCCTGGATATCTTCATCGGCGTAATTGATCTTTTTAGCTTTGGACCAATCTACAGATGTATCACCTTCCTGAGAAACATGGACATAGCCCAGTATGGTAGCAGCAGTAGAATCCCTCACCCAATTTACGAATTGGTGGTATTGTGCGTTGGTGACCTCGTACTTATCCATCCAGAAACCATTGACGGATACGCTTGCTGTTCCTGCTCCTGCTGTTTCATTACTTCCAAGCGTAAATGAACCAGTGGGTACATAGACCATATTAGAAGGAAGATCCATCCCTTTTGGGCCTTTTTCATATTTAATGCCATGCACGACGCCGTCATCAGAAGCAGAGGCCCCGATGTTTTTTGTTTTACAGCTCCCCAAGCCAATCAGTATCAATAGGAAAGGTAATAATAAATGCGTTTTATGTCCAGTCATATAAGAGGGTCTACTGCATTGAAGCAGCTGTGATTTTGTTTAATTGTTGAATGCTGCAATACCTTATTTGCCCAGAAATACCGCCATTCAGTGGTATTTGTTGTTTAAAAACGCTTATTGTAATTTGTTTATTGTGTTGGACAGACGTGAAGATCCCGAAGAAAAATAGAATAGAACGAGACGGACGGGCCGGGACAATTTCTCGATCGGCAAGATAGAAAAAGGGCTGTCCTTAAATTTCTTCAGAACAGCCCTTCGATATTAGTGTTTTTTGAAATTAGTAGCCCATACCCATGGATGGATCAGGCATAGCCGGTGCCGCGGCTTTAGGCTCTGGCTTGTCGGCAATAACACATTCTGTGGTCAGGAGCATACCGGCAATAGATGCGGCATTTTCCAGAGCGATGCGTGTTACTTTGGTCGGATCGATCACCCCTGCCTTCAGTAAAGGCTCGAATACTTCAGTACGCGCGTTAAAACCGAAATCGGCTTTGCCTTCTTTAATGGTCTGTACGACGATAGATCCTTCTACGCCGGAGTTCTTAACAATCTGGCGGATAGGTTCTTCGATGGCACGTTTAATGATGGCGATACCGGTTGTTTCGTCAGCGTTGAGGCCTTTGAATTTTTCCAGAGCGGCAGTAGCACGGATATAGGCGACACCACCACCGGGTACGATACCTTCTTCCACAGCCGCACGGGTTGCGTGCAGGGCATCGTCAACGCGGTCTTTCTTTTCTTTCATTTCTACTTCAGTAGCAGCGCCTACATAAAGAACAGCTACACCACCGGCCAATTTAGCCAGGCGTTCCTGTAATTTTTCCTTATCATAGTCAGAAGTAGAGCTAGCCAGCTGAGATTTGATCTGAGCCACTCTGGCCTGGATATCTGCTTTTTTGCCTTTACCGTTAACGATAGTGGTATTATCTTTATTTATGGTAACGGAAGCAGCGCGGCCCATAGCAGGCAGGTCAGCGTTTTCCAGCGTGAAGCCCTGTTCTTCGCTGATTACGGTACCGCCGGTTAATACAGCGATATCCTGCAACATTTCTTTTCTGCGGTCACCGAATCCCGGAGCTTTTACAGCAGCCACTTTCAGCTGACCCCGTAATTTATTTACCACCAGTGTAGAAAGCGCTTCACCTTCCAGATCTTCTGCGATGATCAGCAGAGAAGCGGAAGACTGAACGATTTTTTCCAGCAAAGGCAGGATCTCTTTCAGATTAGAGATTTTCTTGTCAAAGATCAGGATGTAAGGGTTTTCTAACTCTACTTCCATTTTCTCTGTATTGGTCACAAAATAAGCAGAGATATAACCACGGTCAAACTGCATACCTTCTACCACATCTACAGTGGTCTCTGTACCTTTTGCTTCTTCAACAGTGATCACACCTTCTTTTCCTACTTTAGAAAAGGCCTGAGCGATCAGTTTGCCGATTTCATTGTCATTATTGGCAGAAATAGCCGCAACCTGTTCTATTTTTTTACTGTCGTTGCCTACTGTCTGGGATTGAGAACGCAGGTTTTCTACGATTTTACCTACGGCTTTGTCAATACCGCGTTTCAGGTCCATTGGGTTAGCGCCGGCAGCAACGTTTTTGAGGCCTTCTCCAATAATGGCTTGTGCCAGAACGGTAGCGGTAGTCGTACCATCACCTGCGATATCCGCAGTTTTGGAAGCTACTTCTTTTACCATCTGTGCACCCATATTTTCGATAGCGTCTTCTAATTCCACTTCTTTTGCAACGGTAACACCGTCTTTAGTAACGGAAGGAGCACCGAATTTCTTTTCAATAACCACGTTACGGCCTTTGGGGCCCAGGGTTACTTTTACTGCGTTGGCCAGGGTATCAACGCCTTTTTTCATCTTATTTCTGGCGTCTATATCAAAAAAGATCTGTTTTGCCATAATACTATATTAAACTTTATTGTTTACGAATTATTTTTAAAGAAGATTAAACGATCGCAACGATATCGCTCTCACGCATGATCAGGTACTGCTTGCCTTCGAATTCAATTTCCTGGCCAGCATATTTGCCATATAAAACTGCATCGCCGGCTTTAACTGTCAAAGGCTCATCTTTTTTGCCTGTTCCGACAGCGACTACTGTTCCACGCTGAGGTTTTTCTTTTGCTGTATCAGGAATAATGATTCCGCCGGCACTTTTGGTTTCGGCCGCTGCTGGCTGAATGATAACCCTGTCATGCAGTGGGGTTATGTTTAATTTTTTTGCCATAGAAAAAGTATTTAATGGTTTATGGTTAGAATATTTTTTCAAACAACTACTGGTTAGCAATTTTATTGCCATGGCAGGAGAATGGGTCAAAATTTCATTTAATGGCGGTCAAAAACTGACAAGAGGCTCATTTTGACGGGTAAAACTTGTCACTTTGCAAGTTTCAGGGCGAGAAGTGTGACAAAATTGCATATTTGGCATATCGATGAACAGGCCCGCTGTCCCATAATTGGGGGAAGCGTATATAGACATCGGCATTTTCGACCAGCAAAAAGGCTTGATTATAAAGATTATTCTATTGTGACCGGATGGCCATAATAAGACCGGAGGCTGTCTTTCAGGCGGATAGTATCTGTCGGTTTTACATTTTCCATAGCAACATAGAGCCGGTAGTGTTTTGCCCCGGCCACGTCACTGGAATCCAGTAAAACGATATTACCGTAGCTTTTTAACTGGTCCATGCGTTTTTGTGCCTGCGTAATCGACGTGTATGTCTGGAAGATAAAATGATAACTGCCTTCTTTACGTACCGGGTTAGAGGCGGCAGGCGTAGATGTGACGGCAGCCTTTGCGACAGTATCGGCGACAGCGGCCGTATCTGGTGTACTGTCTTTTAGAAAATTAAAAGAGGATTTTGGGATATAGTAAGCGCCATAGACGATGATACCGATAATGAGCAAGATCAGTATCCAGCGACCAATGACTCTTTTATTGGCTCGACGGTTGGCATAATTTGTAGCAGAGGTTAACGGTGAATTGCTGTAGCTGTCCTCAAAATGTTTTTTCTCTTTCTCTTTTGTGTCTTCTAACTTTTCTGTGCTGAGCTGATAGGTGCCACTCTTATCGGCATATATATACCCAATGCCATCAATAATGAAAGGATTGGATCCGATATTCATCAGCTGCCGGGTCTGATCGAGAAAGTATTCCAGGTCAGAGGCCGCGATTGTACGAGATTTTTGAATCGCTTCTGACAGATAATCAATGAATTCCGGGGAGGTTACCGCTTTTTTGTCATAGATAAACTGGGGACTGCTGATAATATTACCTTCTTCGTCTTTCGTAATGGCATCGGGCAGGGTTAGCGTGCCGATTTTCTCGAGGGTAACAGTTTTGTTCAGTTCCAGAAATTCTCTGATATAGCGGGTAGATAAGCTCAAAATTTGCCTATTTTTAGTTTCCTGTAATTCAAATGGATAATAGTGGTCTGCAAGTTTAGTTCATTTTTCAGTAGAAAAGTAAATTTCTACTAAATTTTTTTGCGTAATATTTTAATAACATTCCGACATCCGCAACAAAACTTTGGATAACTTTGCGGCATGTTAACGGCAGAACAGGAGAAATTTTTGCGTTATTGGGCGGCCAACAGGGAAAAAGAAAGCAAGCTTTTGCGCCAGGCCAGGGCGGGCTTACCAATTGGTCTTTCTGTAGGAGCCGGAATCCTGATCTGTGTATTCAGCGGCTGGTATAAAAGGGCCATGATGGAGTTGTCAACGGATGTAAATCCGATACTCCTTATTATTGCCGTTCTGATTATAGCCATGATGTTTGCTGTTTTTTCCCAGAAACAGAAGTGGGAAATGAATGAGCAGAGCTATAAAGAATTACTGGCCAAGCTTAAAAAGGAACAGCAAGAGACGGCGCAGATGGATACTGACACAGAGGCGGTTAAGGGTGCTTAAGCTTTCTTCAAAAATTTTATACATTTCTGCATGAATATTGTAGCGTTTATTTAACAGTACACGTTTTACGTGTTAAATTCAAAAATATCTTCAATGAAAAAATTCCTAATGTCGGTCAGCATGGTGGCCGCGATGTGTGTGGTAATGAGTTCTTGTCTGAAAAGTGACACACCTGATTATATTCCGCCGGTAGACCCTGCTGATGAAGCTCCTTCTTTACAGGCATTTATAGACTCTACAGGCTATAATTTGGAAACACAATCCAGCGATTATTCCTATTTTTCTTATAATCGATCAACAGGAGAAATAAAGGAATCTACGATTGCTGCTCCTTATTTATATTACGAGATTGTGGATCCAGGTGATATGTCTGCCGGGAGTGTTCAAGTACCGATTACAGATTTGGGTGGTACAGGTGACAAGGATGTAACTGTCCATAATACATATTCTGATTCTACATTAGGGGTATGGGCCACCTATAAAGGGACTTTATTAGACGGTACAACTTTTGATGAAACTGAATCTGGAAAATCAGCCACGTTCTTCCTGCCGGTTACTATTGCTGCTTGGCAATTGCTAATAGGTAAGGTCGGAAAAGGTGGACATATCAGGATACTGACCCCGTCAGCCTATGGCTACGCTAATCAGAAAATGCAAGGAATACCTGCAAATTCTCCACTTTATTTTGATATTACTGTTAAAGGTTTTATTGAAAACAAAGAATTTGGGGTAAATAACTAATTACACCGATGTAAATTTAAATATTGATTAAAGATGGCCGGCTCAGCAATCTGAACCGGCCATTTTATGTCTGGTCCCGGTCCTTAATACAATTATATTTTCGATATTTTGTGGATTTAACCCAATCCTTTGACGTAAAACCCTTAGCTTAGCATCCGGAAAAAACTAACCGCTGAAAGCATCTTTCGGACTTCCTGCGGTTAAGTGGTTGAGTGTTCAGGGTAAGGGACTGATGCTAAAAGCCTCTAAACAAGGCATTTTCCTGCTAAAAACGGCTTATAATTTTTATTTAACACAATTCAATCGCAAACCCTATCTTTGCGCAAATTTAGTAAAACAAATTACCCTACGAATTTTATGCAATTAAAAGGATTAGTACGTTTCTTTACCGTGGCTCTGGTGCTGATTTGTATCTATCAGCTCTCCTTCACCTGGATGGTGCACAGCCATGAAAACAAAATGGAAAAGAAGGCAAGTGCCTGGGTAAAAGCAAATTATGCCACACCTGAACAAAAATATGCCGGCAATCTGGAGCAGCAGAAGTTGTATGCAGATTCTCTGGAGGTGATTCAAAAAGCGCAGACAAGGCACCTGCTGGACAGCACCCGCAACGCTAAGATCGGTCCGTTTGGCATGACTACCTACCAAAAGGCGAAAAACAGTGAGCTCATGCTGGGACTGGACTTGCAGGGTGGTATGAGTGTGACTATGGAGGTCGGGCTTGACGGACTTGTGCATGCATTGTCCAATTATTCTAAAGACCCCTCCATCAATAAAGCCATTGATCAGGCAAAGGCAATCAAAGCCAATGATAATACAGATTACATTTCACTTTTCGCCGAACAGTGGAAAAAAGTAAGTAACGGTAAGAAACTGGCCCCTTTCTTTGCACAGAAAAGTAATAAAGAACTGACCTATGAGTCAACCGACGATCAGGTCATCCTTTATCTGCGTAAACAAGCGAAAGCAGCCTTTACCAATACCTATAAAATTTTAAGAACCCGTATTGACCGTTTTGGACTGTCCTCTCCAACCATTAACCCGGATGAGGCAAAAGGTATTATTACGATTGAACTGGCAGGTGTCAATGATGCAGAGCGTGTTCGTCATTACTTGCAATCTACTGCCAACTTACAGTTCTTTGAAGTCTATAATATTCAGGATATCGGTGCCGACTTCCAGAAAGTGGATGGCTTACTGGCAAAAGCCGGTGCCGGCGAAAAAACGGAAAGTGGTGATACTGCGTCAGCTGCACCTGCGGCTTCTGCTACCACAGCTCCCGCTGCGGCGAAAGCTGATACAGCGAAAGGTGGCAATACATCGCTGTCCGCGCTGGAAAAGACCAATACGGATACCAATGCCACATTTGCAGATTCAGATAAAACAGCCAGCGGAGCAGTTGACAGTGCAAAGCTGATCCGTCAGAAATATCCATTCAGTTCTTTATTCCTGGATATAGCCCGTCCTTATCAGGACGAGCAGGGGCATGTCGGTTACCCTTCCTATATCGGTATGGTGAGCAAATCGGACACCGCTAAGCTGAACAAATTGCTCAACAGTGAGATCGTTAAATCCGCATTTCCTTCTAATCTGGTCTTTATGTATGGAAAACCAGATGAGAAAAATGAGCAGATGCGTGGCGTATTGCAGTTATATGCTATCAAAACCCTGGATAATGGACAGGCAAGACTGGAAGGGGATCATATTACAGATGCCAGCCAGGGCAATAACCAAATGGGTCAGGTAACTGTAAATATGAAGATGGATGAATCCGGTTCGCGCATTTGGGCAGATATGACCAAAAAGAACGTCGGTAAACCCATTGCCATCGTGTTGGACAACATTGTTTACAGTGCACCCAATGTTAGTAATGAAATCACCGGTGGTAATTCAGAGATCACCGGTAGCTATACGGTCGCTGAGGCACAGGATATGGCCAACATTCTGGAATCCGGTAAACTGCCCGCACCCGCGAAAATCGTTCAGGAGCAAATCGTTGGACCCACTTTGGGGCAGGCAGCAGTCACGGGTGGTATGATTTCCTTTGGTTTATCCTTTGTCGTGATCTTTGCCTTGATGTTATTGTATTTTAATACAGCTGGCTGGATCGCTAATATTGCCCTTACGCTGAATCTACTCTTTACAATCGGCGTGCTTTGTTCGTTAGGGTTTACGCTGACGGCGCCGGGTATTGCGGCCTTAGTATTAACTGTAGGTATGGCCGTGGATACAAACGTAATTATTTTTGAACGTATTAAAGAGGAGTTGGTTCGAGGGAAAGGATATTTACATGCGGTGGAAGATGGATACAAACGTTCCTATGCACCGGTACTGGATGCTCACGTAACTACTTTGCTGACAGCTATTATCCTGTTTTATTTCGGGCTTGGCCCAGTACTGGGATTTGCAACCACGCAGATCATCGGTATTCTGCTGTCGTTATTCTGCGGAATCCTGGTATCCCGTCTGGTATCCGATATCTATACCAATAAACAGAGACACTTCGAATATTTCACCAAAATATCCAAAAAAGTATTTGCACACCGTGCGATTCCTTTTGTAAAGTATCGTAAGGTAGCCTACGTTATCTCTGTGTTTGTGGTGGTTTTAGGGGCAGCTTCATTCTATAATGGTTTCAACGAGGGGGTAGAGTTCTCCGGCGGCCGTAGCTATACCGTTAAGTTTGAAAAAGCGCCGGATCAGGATAAGGTAAGAGATGACCTGAAAGCGATCTTCAAGGATGCCCCGATCATTAAAACAGTTAATGTTCCTGAGCAGTTAAATATCACGACTTCCTACCTGATCCATGAGACGGGTAAAGATGTGGATGCCAAGGTAGAACAAGAGTTGTATAAGGGCCTTCAGCCTTACCTGCCTCAGGCAACTACTTTTAATAGCTTTAAGAATAATTATATCCAGAGTTCGCAAACCGTATTGCCTACGATCTCCAAAGATCTGAAGGCGGGGGCGACAAAGGCAACGATATTTGCCATCATTGCCATCTGTGCCTATATCTTCATCAGATTCAGGGACTGGCGGTTCTCTCTGGGTACTATTGTGTCCCTGTTACATGACGTACTCGTAACACTGATCGTCTTTAGTTTCTTCAGAAACATCGTACCGTTCCCGCTGGAAATCGACCAGCACTTTATCGCTGCGGTATTGACGGTTATTGGTTTCTCCATGAATGATACCGTGATTGTATATGACCGTATCCGTGAAGACGCAGGTATCCTTCATACGCTCGATAAAGAGACCATCATTAATAAGGCGATCAATGAGACCCTGAGCCGTACGATCATGACGTCTCTAACAGTATTTTTAACGATTTTGATCCTGTTTATCTTTGGCGGGGAAGTCGTTAGAGGCTTTTCTTTTGCGATGCTGATCGGTGTGATCACCGGTACCTATTCCTCAATCTTTGTTGCGGCACCGATTTTGATTGATTTTGCTAAGGGCAAACCTTTAGGAAAAGTGAAGGATCACTCGGTAATGGAGCGTAAACATCACGAAAAGTTACATCCTTCTAAATAGGAATTAGTCTAATAAATACTAAAATCCCGTTCAGTCCGTCTAAACTGAACGGGATTTTAATTTGGTACCTACATGGAAAAACTGAAAAAGTGATGCAGGGCATCCAGGCCCTTTTTGGCCTGTTTGATTTATGTAAGCATGTAAGCTGGCGTATTTCTTAGGGTAGCATTTACCGTAAAATAAAATCCGGTGCAAAAATGGTATAAGGGCCATTTGCACCGGATTTTATTTAATTATAACTGATATAAAATTAGAGTTCAAGCAATGCTTTGACCGGATTTTTACTGTAGAGTAAGAGCTCCGGATTTTCCAGTAACTCTTTCACCCTTACCAAAAAGCTTACTGATTCCTTTCCGTCTATGATGCGATGGTCATAGCTTAGTGCAACATACATCATCGGACGGATAACCACCTGTCCGGCAATAGCCATTGGCCTTTCCTGGATTTTATGCATACCCAGGATCGCGCTCTGGGGTAAGTTGATGATAGGGGTACTTAGCAGGCTACCAAAAGTACCACCGTTGGTGATGGTAAAGGTACCACCTGTCAATTCGTCCATGCCCAGTTTCCCGTTACGCGCTTTGGTTGCCAGGTCAACAACAGACTTTTCAATCTCTGCCATACTCATGGATTCTACATTGCGCATAACCGGTACGGTGAGTCCTTTGGGAGTGCTTACCGCAATGCTGATGTCAGCGTAATCATGGTAGACCAGTTCATTGCCGTCGATATAAGCATTAACGGCAGGCCATTCACTAAGCGCAATGGCACAGGCCTTACTAAAGAAGCTCATGAAGCCAAGGCCTACACCGTGCTGTTCTTTAAACTTATCTTTATATTGTTTGCGGATCTCCATGATACGCGTCATGTCCACTTCATTGAAAGTGGTGAGCATCGCGGTTGTGTTTTTGGATTCCACGAGTCTGCGACTAATGGTTTTACGCAGGTTACTCATTTTTTCCCTGCGCTCGTTACGGGCGTTCAACGGCTGTCCGGGGAAGGTTTGTCTGCCTGGACTGGCCAGCGCAGCCAGGACGTCACCTTTCATGATTCTACCGCCGCTACCGGTGGCTGTAATTGTCGTCGGATCAATTTTTTTATCGGCAATCATGGCAGAGGCCACGGGACTTGCCTTAAGGTCATTGGGTATGGTGGTAACGGGCGCTTCTGCAGCAGGCTGAGCCTGAGCTGGAGTACTGGTATTTTGGGCTGCCGGTGCGCTGGCCGCAGGTGCTTCATTCGGGACCGCAACATCCGTATCGATTTTAGCCACCAGATCTCCGATCTGTAACACATCATCTATTTTGGCTACCAGGGACAGTTTCCCCGATTCCTCTGCGTTAAGTTCAAAGGTGGCCTTTTCACTTTCGAGCTCAGCGATAGGCTCATCTCTTTTAACTAAATCCCCTTCTTGCTTGAGATAATTTACCAGCGTTACTTCCGTAATGGATTCCCCGATGGTAGGGACGGTCATTTCGATAACACCTTTGCCGACAGCTACGGCTTCGGCCAGAGCTGCTGACGGAGCGGTGCTATCAGCAGGTGCAGCAGCAGCGGGCTGCTCTGACTGGGTGGGTGCCTGACTTGCAGCTGCCGGAGCTGTGGCTGTTTCATCGATTTTGGCAAGCACGTCACCAATCTGAAGTGTTTGCTCTTCTTCTGCTACAGTTTCCAGGATACCTGCCTGTTCGGCATTGACTTCAAAGGTTGCTTTTTCACTTTCCAGTTCAGCAATAACTTCATCACGGTTAACGTAATCTCCGGTCTTTCTGACCCATTTGATTAAGGTCACCTCACTAATGGATTCCCCCACTGTGGGGACTTTGATATCTATCATACTCTTATAAAATTTGCAGGGCACTTAAAGGTAAACCGTTTGTTAGATTTTACCATCTAAATGGCCTTTCTGTTTTTTTATTTCTTCTGTGTAATCAGACGTTAAAAGCCGTATCGAGAATCTCCTCCTGCTCCACCTTATGAACTTTGGCATAACCGGTCGCAGTAGAGGCGCTGGCATTTCTGCTGATAATACCATAAGGGAATGCTTTGAAGTTGGTCTGCAGGAAGGTCGCTGCTCCCATGTTCTGAGGTTCTTCCTGTACCCAGAACCAGACTGCATTGCTATATTTTTCATGCAGGGCAATAAGTTGTTCTTCGGGTGTAGGATAGATCTGTTCCAGGCGTATCAACGCAATGTCGGTTCTGTTTTCTTTTTGTCTTTTTTCTTCCAGATCAAAATACAGTTTACCGGAACAAAGCAATACTTTTTTAATCTGTGCCGGATCTGCCTGGTAGTCATCGATCACTTCCTGGAAACGGTGTTCACCGGCAAAGTCTGCGGCTTTGCTATACGAGCCCGGGTGTCTGAGGTTGGCCTTTGGCGACATATTGATCAGCGGCTTTCTGAAAGGCCATTTCATCTGACGCCTTAAAGCATGGAAGAAATTCGCGGCAGTCGTAATATTGGTGACAACGATATTCTGTTCTGCACAACTCTGTAAGAATCTTTCCAGCCGGGCACTGGAGTGGTCTGGCCCGCTGCCTTCATATCCGTGGGGTAGTAATAAAACAACACCGCTCATTAAGCCCCATTTGGATTCGGCACTGGTAATATATTGGTCGATGACCATTTGGGCACCGTTGACAAAATCGCCATATTGCGCTTCCCACACCGCCAGGTTATTTGGATTGGCTAGTGCATATCCATATTCAAAGCCTAGTACGGCGTATTCGCTCAGCAGGGAGTTATATACCCTGAATTTTGTATTGGAATTATTGGATAAGTGATCCAGCCGGTTATATTCCTGATTGGTATGCTCATCGAATAAGACGGCATGACGTTGGGCAAAGGTGCCGCGTTTAACGTCTTCTCCGCTGAGGCGGACCGTCTGTTCTTCAACCAACAGGCTGGCGTAAGCTAAAAGCTCGGCTGTGCCCCAGTCGATCAGGCCATCCTTGTCAAAGAGTGCCTTTTTGTCCAGCAAAAGTTTTTTAATCTTGCGCAGTGGCTGAAAGTCCTCCGGCCAGGTCAGAATCTTGTCCATTAGATCAGCTACGCTTGTCTGGTCAATACCTGTAACCGGTGAATCTTTAAAGTCCCCCGATTCTGAATAGCGCAGCTTTTGCCACCACTCTTCCGGCGCCTGTAATTTGTAGGGGAGAGGCTTTTGATGGACTTCATCAAAACGCTCCTGCAAATCGTTCCAGAATTTGGTCTCCATTTCCTTGGCCAGTAACTGTGCGTCCTTTTCACCGTTTTTGGTGAGAAATTCCATATACACTTCCCTGGGATTGGGGTGTTTATCAATCAGGGAATACAGATGTGGCTGCGTAAATTTAGGCTCATCGCCTTCGTTATGCCCATGACGGCGATAACAGAGAATGTCAATGTAGATATCCTGATGGAATTTCTGTCTGAATGTGGTCGCAATCTCGGCGGCTTTTACAACAGCTTCGATATCATCTCCGTTCACATGAAATACGGGAGATTTAGTAATGCCGGCAATAGCCGTACAGTAATCAGAGCTGCGGGCGTCTTTGTAGTCGGTGGTGAAACCAATCTGATTATTGATGACCAGATGTACGGTCCCTCCAACATTATAGCCCTCCAGCTCGCTCATCTGAGCGACTTCGTAGATCACGCCCTGCCCGGCAAGGGCAGCGTCTCCATGGATGAGAATGGGGAGGATCTTATTGTATTCAAAATTATAGAGCACATTGGCCTTCGCCCGGGCAAACCCAAGGGCCACCGGGTCGACTACTTCC containing:
- the secDF gene encoding protein translocase subunit SecDF, with amino-acid sequence MQLKGLVRFFTVALVLICIYQLSFTWMVHSHENKMEKKASAWVKANYATPEQKYAGNLEQQKLYADSLEVIQKAQTRHLLDSTRNAKIGPFGMTTYQKAKNSELMLGLDLQGGMSVTMEVGLDGLVHALSNYSKDPSINKAIDQAKAIKANDNTDYISLFAEQWKKVSNGKKLAPFFAQKSNKELTYESTDDQVILYLRKQAKAAFTNTYKILRTRIDRFGLSSPTINPDEAKGIITIELAGVNDAERVRHYLQSTANLQFFEVYNIQDIGADFQKVDGLLAKAGAGEKTESGDTASAAPAASATTAPAAAKADTAKGGNTSLSALEKTNTDTNATFADSDKTASGAVDSAKLIRQKYPFSSLFLDIARPYQDEQGHVGYPSYIGMVSKSDTAKLNKLLNSEIVKSAFPSNLVFMYGKPDEKNEQMRGVLQLYAIKTLDNGQARLEGDHITDASQGNNQMGQVTVNMKMDESGSRIWADMTKKNVGKPIAIVLDNIVYSAPNVSNEITGGNSEITGSYTVAEAQDMANILESGKLPAPAKIVQEQIVGPTLGQAAVTGGMISFGLSFVVIFALMLLYFNTAGWIANIALTLNLLFTIGVLCSLGFTLTAPGIAALVLTVGMAVDTNVIIFERIKEELVRGKGYLHAVEDGYKRSYAPVLDAHVTTLLTAIILFYFGLGPVLGFATTQIIGILLSLFCGILVSRLVSDIYTNKQRHFEYFTKISKKVFAHRAIPFVKYRKVAYVISVFVVVLGAASFYNGFNEGVEFSGGRSYTVKFEKAPDQDKVRDDLKAIFKDAPIIKTVNVPEQLNITTSYLIHETGKDVDAKVEQELYKGLQPYLPQATTFNSFKNNYIQSSQTVLPTISKDLKAGATKATIFAIIAICAYIFIRFRDWRFSLGTIVSLLHDVLVTLIVFSFFRNIVPFPLEIDQHFIAAVLTVIGFSMNDTVIVYDRIREDAGILHTLDKETIINKAINETLSRTIMTSLTVFLTILILFIFGGEVVRGFSFAMLIGVITGTYSSIFVAAPILIDFAKGKPLGKVKDHSVMERKHHEKLHPSK
- the odhB gene encoding 2-oxoglutarate dehydrogenase complex dihydrolipoyllysine-residue succinyltransferase, whose translation is MIDIKVPTVGESISEVTLIKWVRKTGDYVNRDEVIAELESEKATFEVNAEQAGILETVAEEEQTLQIGDVLAKIDETATAPAAASQAPTQSEQPAAAAPADSTAPSAALAEAVAVGKGVIEMTVPTIGESITEVTLVNYLKQEGDLVKRDEPIAELESEKATFELNAEESGKLSLVAKIDDVLQIGDLVAKIDTDVAVPNEAPAASAPAAQNTSTPAQAQPAAEAPVTTIPNDLKASPVASAMIADKKIDPTTITATGSGGRIMKGDVLAALASPGRQTFPGQPLNARNERREKMSNLRKTISRRLVESKNTTAMLTTFNEVDMTRIMEIRKQYKDKFKEQHGVGLGFMSFFSKACAIALSEWPAVNAYIDGNELVYHDYADISIAVSTPKGLTVPVMRNVESMSMAEIEKSVVDLATKARNGKLGMDELTGGTFTITNGGTFGSLLSTPIINLPQSAILGMHKIQERPMAIAGQVVIRPMMYVALSYDHRIIDGKESVSFLVRVKELLENPELLLYSKNPVKALLEL